TCGTTCAGGCGATCGCATCGATCTGCTAAGTCGCCCATCAACAAACAAAGCTTTAAATACAGGCATGGGGAAAAGGGCAGGAAAAATCAACCCAATTTCCCAGGTTCTAGTTTTGGAGTATTAGTTTTGCCAGGGCTTAGACCAAGGGAAACGAAACTTGCTTTTCTTTCTGCTCCTGCTTAGTAGATTTAACGCCCTGAGCGCTGAGGCTCTTGTTACGTCCTTTAGAAGGTGCAAAGCGAGTGGGGTCGATAGTGACATCAAGCACCACAGGACCTGTTGCCGCCATCGCTTTTTCTAGTGCTGCCTCAAGTCCCGCCTCAGCTTCGACGCGGATACCTTCAGCACCCATGCCGCGAGCAATGAGACTAAAATTCGTGTCTGGTAGTTTGGCATCCGCCCCTTTCATCCCTAAAAGAGTCATCCCCTGATTGCACATATTGTAGTAAGCATCGTTGAGAACGATCCAAACGGTAGGAAGCTGATACTTAACTGCCGTGCTGACTTCGCTATTCATCAGCATCGAGCCATCGCCGACGATCGCCACAGCTTTACCGTTACGTCCTCTGGCTGCGCCAACGACTCCAGTAACGTTGTGTCCCATCGAACCAACTCCCGTACTGACTCGGTAGCGATTGGCTTGGGGAAACCTCAGCATATTAGTCGTCCAGGTAAAGGAATTTCCCGACTCAGACAGAACGACTGCATCGCTACCCTCAATCACGACGCGCTGAATTGCCTCCATCAGGATTTCAGGTCTTACTAAGTTGCTCCCAGCTGGAGCGATTTCGTTCCTTTCGGGATTTGGTAGAGCGAAGTTTTGCTCGGTTTGCCTGGGAAAGTTCTTGAGTAATGCTTTTACAAAGATATTGGCATCCGAGATAACGGGAAAAGTAACTGCAAACGGAAAAGCGACACCAGGAACTTTAGGATCGACATCAACGTGAATAAATCCCTGAGCGGGAACCATATCTTTACTCCAGAAAGAAGTCGGTTCGCCAAGACGGGTTCCCAGTACCAGAATACGTTGAGGCGATCGCTCCTGCATGTAGTTCATCACCGATTCGTGTCCGCCTACGCCTGTTACACCTACGTATTGGGGATGATTTTCGGGGAAAATGCCTTTACCACGAGGAGAACACATAACGGCGGCTCCAGTTCTTTCTGCCAGTTCGCGGATCGCTGCTGCTGCCCCTCGTGCGCCAAAACCAGCCCAAATTGCAAAAGATCCTTCCGAGAGTAACTGTGCCGCCATCTCCACCGTTGACTGGCTGGGAACTGGAAGCGCAGGAGTGAGATTAACTTCAGGGATAAGAGTTTCAATATGGGTGGACTGAACGATAGTCGGAATACTAATATGAGCTACAAAACCCCCTGGCTGTGCCAAACCTAGTGCCAATCTGCGGGCGATTTGGGGAAGTTGCTGTGGGGATTCTAAAACCGTTGCATAGTTAAACAAAGCACCAGAGGTAAAAATTCCGCCCTGGGGAATTGTCTGGTCGCTCGTTTCTTGAATTGCCCAGCGTCCGCGCTGCGGGGCTGAAGTACAGGCTGAGAGGTGAATGACCTTCGCTCCTTCATCCCT
This sequence is a window from Myxosarcina sp. GI1. Protein-coding genes within it:
- the scyA gene encoding scytonemin biosynthesis protein ScyA (ScyA, a thiamin diphosphate-dependent enzyme, performs an acyloin condensation during scytonemin biosythesis. It joins a molecule of indole-3-pyruvate to one of para-hydroxyphenylpyruvic acid.), translated to MTDNLIQLSSSNGKKTANRDGNGTKAFAELAEGIATQTKKPEPEIPQLTVAQALVKVLENLGVKEAFGVSGGAMATVWGALSNSPSIDVLHCRHEGGAAFAATEAHFASDRPIVVFTTAGPGITNALTGLLAARDEGAKVIHLSACTSAPQRGRWAIQETSDQTIPQGGIFTSGALFNYATVLESPQQLPQIARRLALGLAQPGGFVAHISIPTIVQSTHIETLIPEVNLTPALPVPSQSTVEMAAQLLSEGSFAIWAGFGARGAAAAIRELAERTGAAVMCSPRGKGIFPENHPQYVGVTGVGGHESVMNYMQERSPQRILVLGTRLGEPTSFWSKDMVPAQGFIHVDVDPKVPGVAFPFAVTFPVISDANIFVKALLKNFPRQTEQNFALPNPERNEIAPAGSNLVRPEILMEAIQRVVIEGSDAVVLSESGNSFTWTTNMLRFPQANRYRVSTGVGSMGHNVTGVVGAARGRNGKAVAIVGDGSMLMNSEVSTAVKYQLPTVWIVLNDAYYNMCNQGMTLLGMKGADAKLPDTNFSLIARGMGAEGIRVEAEAGLEAALEKAMAATGPVVLDVTIDPTRFAPSKGRNKSLSAQGVKSTKQEQKEKQVSFPLV